The Streptomyces vinaceus genome contains the following window.
GTCGAGGACCACCCCCGCGACGCCGAGCACGTCGAGGAGGCCGGGCCCGGTGGCGGGGTCGACGGACAGGTCGTCGGGGGGGCCGTCGGAGGGATGCGGGGCCGCGGGCCGGGCCGCGGGGCCCTGGCGCGCCGGTTCCGGGCCGTCCGGGGAGGCGTCCGCCGTACTCATGCCGGGCGCTCCTTCCCGTCCACTGCCGCTGGGGCGGTGCATCGGCCTGCTCGGCCCATGCCCCGGGCCCGCGCCCGGGGTGCTCCCATCCTCCCTCCACTCCCCCGGACCGGCAGCGCAGCCGCCCGCCGATACGGCCGTACGACGGAGCGCGGCCGGTGCGCGGCAGGTGCGCGGCCGGTGCGCGGGAACAATACGCGCGGTGTATTCAGGAGTCATGGACCATCGGCCGCCGCATCCGAGCCACCGCCAGGTCGGCGAACCGCGCCTGCCCCTGCTGGCGGTTCCCTTCGCGTTGATCGCGGCCGTCACGGTGGTCGACGTCCTGGCTCCGCCCGATGTCCACCTGGGTCCGTTCCTGGTGGCGGCCCCGGCCCTCACCGCCTCCTTCGCCGGCCCCTGGATGACGGGGTTCGTCGGGGCGGTGGCCGTCGCGGCCCAGGTGAGCGTCGCCGTGGTGCGGACCACCGCCACCGACCTGAACCACACCTTCCAGATCATCGCGCTGGTCCTGATCTCGATCTTCGTCACGCTCTTCGCGCACCTGCGGGAGGTCCACGAGAAACAGCTGACGCAACTGCGCTCGGTCGCCGAGGCGGCGCAGGAGGTGGTCCTGCGGCCGCTGAGGGACCGGATGGGCCCGCTGCGCCTGGCCTCCGTGTACCTGGCCGCGGAGGCCGAGGCGCAGATCGGCGGGGACCTGTACGCCGCCACCCGCACCCCGCACGGCACCCGGCTGATCGTCGGCGACGTCCGCGGCAAGGGCCTGGAGGCCGTCGGGGACGCCGCCCTGGTG
Protein-coding sequences here:
- a CDS encoding PP2C family protein-serine/threonine phosphatase; this encodes MDHRPPHPSHRQVGEPRLPLLAVPFALIAAVTVVDVLAPPDVHLGPFLVAAPALTASFAGPWMTGFVGAVAVAAQVSVAVVRTTATDLNHTFQIIALVLISIFVTLFAHLREVHEKQLTQLRSVAEAAQEVVLRPLRDRMGPLRLASVYLAAEAEAQIGGDLYAATRTPHGTRLIVGDVRGKGLEAVGDAALVLGAFRAAAHQEADLPTLVAYLEAAVAADPDGADEPADDPGEAFTTATVLDIPDREMTLRLISCGHPPPLLLRGGRVIPLEVDHPAPPLGLTRYVDTGFAPQSFPFEPGDMVLLYTDGVIEARDAQGTFYPLPERAADWPGDGPDALLRHLCADLLAHSPGGSLGDDAAMVAIERVTGA